A single window of Candidatus Woesearchaeota archaeon DNA harbors:
- a CDS encoding response regulator, producing the protein MEKPFILLADDDPTTVSAIRRRLESDGFSDIFNLEDFQGGNSILAYLAMLAQRKEMPAVLVLDQIMPDKTGVQVMQEVYAMVEAGAFARPKTILLTGQASQPDLEQAIQLGVNDFIKKGHEADLVPKVRKAAKQYIHDNWLDLAFVFSIVNSDPHKMEAFFEGRYHVWQQEGWIDQNKTWLDIDGYDFHSRVLAAFETRIGESNYAGGLRTTNPIQTIPEEQRRIIEIIMKKRGYALSDANGRVAKEEVRLDVKRTYDIDTLVNMQLTLLLEELGVPFADLLKGQIGPKAEITDGKVAVYNTTTRERPCQLPIERVHDKEGELTAYRAALLVGDPSRTFEEIGRLGVLARYRGGYHGNNVNERLHQEALAYLLVRGVSDALICCDPRHWKHFYRRLGFQPVPGAKQEEYYKINAPSMAYRLDLGELRTGGESVDPQKRENILVYETKLKQQKERDGDQQISCMCPHLQDCLKSGYLSPVSQPLDYHCPLRAQRFLENKTE; encoded by the coding sequence ATGGAAAAACCATTTATCCTTCTAGCTGATGATGACCCAACGACGGTTAGTGCTATACGAAGGCGCCTTGAGAGCGATGGTTTTTCCGATATTTTTAATTTGGAAGATTTTCAAGGCGGAAACAGTATTTTAGCATACCTAGCCATGCTTGCCCAGAGAAAAGAAATGCCTGCAGTTCTTGTTTTAGACCAAATTATGCCAGACAAAACAGGAGTTCAAGTGATGCAGGAAGTATATGCTATGGTAGAGGCTGGCGCATTCGCCCGTCCTAAAACTATTCTCTTAACAGGACAAGCATCTCAGCCTGACCTTGAACAAGCTATCCAACTTGGGGTAAACGATTTTATCAAAAAGGGTCATGAAGCCGATTTGGTTCCGAAGGTAAGAAAAGCAGCAAAACAATATATCCATGACAATTGGTTAGACCTTGCCTTTGTGTTTAGTATCGTCAATTCAGACCCTCACAAAATGGAAGCTTTTTTTGAAGGAAGGTACCATGTCTGGCAACAGGAAGGATGGATTGATCAGAACAAAACCTGGCTTGATATAGATGGATATGATTTCCATTCTCGGGTATTAGCTGCATTTGAAACAAGAATTGGAGAAAGTAATTATGCAGGTGGCCTGAGAACAACTAACCCTATCCAAACTATACCCGAGGAACAAAGAAGGATTATTGAAATAATTATGAAAAAAAGGGGGTATGCTCTTTCTGATGCAAATGGTAGAGTTGCGAAAGAAGAAGTCCGTTTAGATGTAAAAAGGACATATGATATTGATACACTTGTTAACATGCAATTAACTTTACTACTGGAAGAACTTGGCGTTCCTTTTGCCGATCTTTTGAAGGGTCAAATTGGCCCAAAAGCTGAAATCACCGATGGTAAGGTAGCCGTTTACAATACTACAACGCGTGAAAGGCCCTGTCAATTACCCATTGAACGAGTGCATGATAAAGAAGGAGAATTAACTGCTTATCGGGCTGCTTTATTAGTAGGAGATCCCTCTCGAACTTTTGAAGAAATTGGTAGATTAGGTGTACTTGCTCGATATCGTGGTGGCTACCATGGAAATAATGTCAACGAACGATTACATCAAGAGGCATTAGCTTACTTACTTGTACGAGGAGTAAGTGATGCCTTGATTTGTTGTGATCCAAGACATTGGAAACACTTCTATAGACGTTTAGGTTTTCAACCAGTGCCTGGAGCAAAACAGGAAGAATATTACAAGATAAATGCACCATCAATGGCTTATCGACTTGATTTAGGAGAATTAAGAACGGGAGGAGAGTCTGTAGATCCTCAAAAAAGAGAAAATATTTTAGTTTATGAAACAAAATTAAAACAGCAGAAAGAAAGGGATGGAGATCAACAGATCTCATGCATGTGTCCTCACCTTCAAGATTGCCTGAAAAGCGGGTACCTTTCTCCAGTATCTCAACCATTAGATTACCACTGTCCATTACGAGCTCAACGATTTTTAGAAAACAAAACTGAATAA
- a CDS encoding FIST C-terminal domain-containing protein → MLSSLGHNDKSTKDLIIEILSKEWPLTSKKIHNKIRKEYGKSVTYQAVFKVIDRLTKEGIVNKENQQYALNLAWLHELNERMTQIEETYLQKQELPRIEVGCGSSVEKDAREAGKEAVLKAMRSIIFYREQIQLVLVFASVKYEEHFAEMLEGIKEVTKTTKIVGGTTVGEICDQRLHGSVSVSVIAAPPEQFSAEIFVIHRQDLFSQKTEQMLETITENKPSFGMILTPGPGTSNNMENIAPSFIDHMREKLPFFLLGGVCGSDWQFRQTYQFVGVNVYSNCIVMIVVTTKLKYSLATKTGYMPLKKDNVYTLKVEEGTIISAAKNDKKQISPIKGFSKEMKISEQEFRKNVPLFIKEMISENRLKPLGDVTNPTQLGWIVDITKNGGLRCNLDFKDGTRVQIMDTTVHQLIESAHEVIHKALMQTEIQKPVLVLLFPCAIFEAILSKNKEDEVRKVKAMNHLQKTPVFGMYTKGEIGRYDGKLSFCNGSVVCLILGE, encoded by the coding sequence ATGCTATCCTCATTAGGGCATAACGACAAATCAACCAAGGATCTGATCATCGAGATCTTGAGTAAAGAATGGCCACTTACTTCTAAAAAGATCCATAATAAGATACGAAAAGAGTATGGAAAATCAGTGACGTATCAGGCTGTGTTTAAAGTTATCGATAGACTTACCAAAGAAGGAATCGTTAATAAGGAAAACCAACAGTATGCTTTAAACCTGGCTTGGCTTCACGAGTTAAATGAACGGATGACACAAATTGAAGAGACCTATCTTCAGAAGCAAGAACTTCCGCGTATCGAGGTTGGTTGTGGAAGTTCAGTAGAAAAGGATGCACGTGAAGCTGGTAAAGAAGCTGTGTTGAAAGCAATGCGATCTATTATTTTTTATAGAGAACAAATACAACTTGTTCTTGTCTTTGCTTCGGTAAAATATGAAGAACACTTTGCTGAAATGCTCGAGGGAATAAAAGAGGTAACGAAAACGACAAAGATTGTAGGGGGAACAACGGTTGGTGAGATCTGTGATCAAAGGCTTCATGGTAGTGTCAGTGTCAGTGTGATTGCTGCACCACCAGAACAGTTCAGCGCCGAGATTTTCGTTATTCACCGGCAAGATCTGTTTTCACAAAAAACTGAGCAGATGCTTGAAACAATTACCGAAAATAAACCATCATTTGGAATGATCTTAACCCCTGGTCCAGGCACATCAAATAATATGGAGAATATTGCGCCATCATTTATAGACCATATGCGAGAAAAACTCCCTTTTTTTCTGCTCGGCGGTGTTTGTGGTAGCGATTGGCAATTTCGACAGACATATCAGTTTGTTGGCGTAAATGTGTACAGTAATTGCATAGTTATGATTGTAGTTACAACAAAATTAAAATATTCTCTAGCGACAAAAACAGGATATATGCCCCTAAAAAAAGATAATGTGTATACGCTCAAAGTGGAGGAGGGTACAATAATTAGTGCCGCAAAAAATGATAAAAAGCAAATCTCTCCTATCAAAGGATTCTCTAAAGAGATGAAAATCTCTGAGCAAGAATTTCGAAAAAATGTTCCTCTTTTCATTAAGGAAATGATTAGTGAAAATAGATTAAAGCCATTAGGGGATGTTACTAACCCAACCCAATTAGGATGGATTGTTGATATTACTAAAAATGGTGGACTACGATGTAACCTCGATTTTAAGGATGGTACTCGTGTCCAGATTATGGACACAACTGTCCATCAATTGATTGAAAGTGCTCATGAAGTTATTCATAAGGCCTTAATGCAAACAGAGATACAAAAACCCGTACTTGTCTTACTTTTTCCCTGCGCTATATTTGAAGCTATTCTTTCAAAGAATAAGGAAGATGAAGTAAGAAAAGTCAAAGCCATGAATCATCTCCAGAAAACTCCTGTCTTTGGTATGTATACGAAAGGAGAGATTGGAAGATATGATGGAAAGCTTTCTTTTTGTAATGGTTCAGTCGTTTGTCTTATCTTAGGGGAGTAA
- a CDS encoding HAMP domain-containing histidine kinase, with protein MFPSLDEVTRNIWAGLEQDPEISVLFTNREPFQWGFRESLYRFIRAGALQGANQTAGRKFSQQEREAIHDLVAHAYLLERRERHFRGRDDQSSNRYPVTGIPFLERVLERIADEVSSSLGLQAYREYTVHRFLERSKDLGDILDDATRTLASHLNMGVSDSSLAEGTLQHPASYFIRAHREIMRFVSERMGLNLYFRALSNSPDEPVEEGNIDTNGRFLVPLASYLECVPPEVTSDANLLQLWKQDLAAQARIFRQNKAIDFYSHGDRSNVSYTAPIITGDLFVVFPSLRDVAAQLDRVVADREERMQAMLDAYTIYLIDKQQGKTGKNFAGYVTRVTVPITDPQGRNLAMAEFTGFPDHPDREIDREFMVFFDSLREEEILRRRKLREEALDILTHEQIVALLRDYQGTRNPREIREYGLQKVYGVLTPEQIGSILHHQDTIAAARTTYEDRVRWQRSPYRTSEGGLFLPDAAGDYAMAYFCETPHAEFIDQVSVIMSLMDNVAGVYHNTKVLRDHLETQRALEAARVDLVTAEAEAAKLLIAAGVAHTAKTPLTTLVANSSMLPQNLRVLLDSDQRAREIGLTDDDFERYRCYRNRSIDYALGEQVRSLDEVRQVASELREVMAGCHSGAARSSSDKYAKMGFTSIELTEYLAHFRRYNLNTLLEIMYTIFDTFSMATDNRRSSVKLNQIMESLATYSFRGTNPEQGVRLDDCVNHALVLTRHLKVENVDLRLDLKKTPPMTCYPGELQEAIVNLIVNSVQALEEKGPLGKESYIHLESYERDGYNCFRITNNGPSIPEENRGNVFEPFFTTKPRGRGSGLGLYICRDIVERRHHGKMAVYSDNKETSFEMRLPRDLR; from the coding sequence ATGTTTCCCTCGCTTGATGAAGTAACACGAAATATTTGGGCAGGACTTGAACAAGATCCAGAAATAAGTGTTCTTTTTACCAATCGCGAGCCGTTCCAATGGGGCTTTCGCGAGAGTTTATACCGATTTATACGAGCGGGTGCTCTTCAAGGAGCAAATCAAACAGCAGGCCGAAAGTTTTCTCAACAAGAACGTGAGGCTATCCACGACCTTGTTGCCCATGCCTATCTTCTAGAGCGGCGAGAAAGACATTTCAGGGGAAGAGATGACCAATCTTCAAACAGGTATCCTGTTACAGGTATACCCTTTCTCGAGAGAGTATTAGAGCGTATAGCCGACGAGGTATCTTCATCACTAGGATTACAAGCGTATAGAGAATATACCGTTCATCGCTTCCTAGAAAGGAGCAAAGACCTTGGTGATATACTTGATGACGCAACAAGGACGCTTGCTTCACACCTTAATATGGGGGTATCCGATAGCTCTTTAGCAGAGGGAACCTTGCAACACCCCGCATCATACTTTATTAGGGCACATCGTGAAATAATGCGTTTTGTGTCAGAAAGGATGGGCCTTAATCTTTACTTTAGAGCATTATCCAATAGCCCTGACGAACCAGTGGAAGAAGGGAATATCGATACCAATGGGCGATTTCTTGTCCCCTTAGCGTCATATTTAGAATGTGTTCCTCCAGAAGTCACCAGCGATGCAAATCTTCTCCAGTTATGGAAACAAGATCTTGCAGCTCAGGCGAGAATATTTCGTCAAAATAAAGCCATAGATTTCTATAGTCATGGCGATCGGTCTAATGTGTCTTACACTGCACCGATTATTACCGGAGATCTATTTGTTGTATTTCCCTCTTTACGCGATGTTGCAGCACAATTGGACAGAGTTGTTGCTGATCGCGAGGAACGAATGCAGGCCATGTTGGATGCTTATACTATTTATTTAATAGATAAGCAGCAAGGAAAGACTGGCAAGAATTTTGCAGGATATGTTACCCGGGTTACTGTTCCGATTACCGATCCCCAAGGACGTAATCTCGCAATGGCAGAGTTTACTGGTTTCCCTGATCATCCTGATAGAGAAATTGACCGAGAGTTTATGGTATTTTTTGATAGTCTTCGCGAAGAAGAGATACTACGACGAAGAAAATTACGAGAAGAAGCACTTGACATTCTCACTCACGAACAAATAGTAGCATTGCTTAGAGATTACCAAGGAACAAGGAACCCAAGAGAAATCCGTGAGTATGGTCTTCAAAAAGTATATGGAGTCCTTACGCCTGAACAAATTGGGTCAATTCTGCACCATCAAGATACAATTGCTGCAGCACGTACGACTTACGAGGATAGAGTACGATGGCAACGTTCACCCTACCGAACCAGCGAAGGAGGGCTTTTTCTTCCAGATGCAGCAGGAGATTATGCAATGGCTTATTTTTGTGAAACACCACACGCAGAGTTTATTGATCAAGTATCAGTTATCATGAGTTTGATGGATAATGTTGCTGGAGTATATCATAATACTAAAGTGTTGAGAGATCATCTAGAAACACAGAGAGCTTTGGAAGCAGCGCGAGTAGATTTAGTAACAGCAGAGGCTGAGGCAGCGAAACTATTAATCGCTGCAGGTGTTGCTCATACGGCTAAGACTCCTCTGACAACTTTGGTTGCGAATTCTTCTATGTTACCTCAGAATCTCCGAGTATTACTAGACTCAGACCAACGAGCAAGGGAAATAGGACTAACCGATGATGATTTTGAACGGTACCGTTGTTATCGTAATAGAAGCATCGATTACGCATTGGGTGAACAAGTTAGATCTCTTGATGAAGTCAGACAAGTAGCTAGTGAATTAAGAGAAGTTATGGCGGGTTGTCATAGTGGAGCAGCAAGATCAAGTTCCGACAAGTACGCCAAAATGGGATTTACATCAATAGAACTAACTGAATACCTTGCTCATTTTCGAAGATACAACTTAAACACCTTATTAGAAATAATGTATACTATTTTTGATACCTTTTCTATGGCAACTGATAACAGAAGAAGTTCTGTCAAACTCAATCAGATTATGGAATCCCTAGCAACTTATTCCTTTAGAGGAACTAACCCGGAACAGGGTGTAAGGCTTGATGATTGTGTCAATCATGCTCTCGTTCTTACTAGGCATTTAAAGGTAGAGAACGTTGATTTAAGACTTGACTTGAAGAAAACACCACCAATGACATGCTACCCTGGAGAATTACAAGAAGCTATTGTCAATCTAATTGTTAACTCAGTACAAGCCTTAGAAGAAAAAGGACCACTTGGAAAAGAGAGTTATATTCATCTTGAAAGCTACGAGAGAGATGGTTATAATTGCTTTAGAATTACAAATAATGGGCCGTCGATACCTGAAGAAAACAGAGGCAACGTTTTCGAGCCATTTTTTACAACAAAGCCAAGAGGGAGAGGTAGTGGATTAGGTTTATACATTTGTAGAGACATAGTTGAACGCCGTCACCATGGCAAAATGGCCGTCTATTCAGACAATAAGGAAACATCTTTTGAAATGAGATTGCCACGAGATTTACGATAA